aaaattatttgttgaaagcattttttttcttgaaggttaccttttttgtcaactattggtgaaaattatatttatattatatgcatgggaacaataaatataaaaaccctTCAGAAAAATAACATAACAAATTTTATCGTGCATCTATCGTTGTTTTGGCGAATGAAGCATTATTTGTAGCTTAGATTTCATTTTTTGAAGAATCCCTGTAATTTAAATCTCCTTTAGAACGCGATTTAAAATATATGAAGAAACTTTCGTGACTATTTTCAGCCCGCCTAATCGGACCAGCTCGCCTCATAGGAACGTAACAAAATATCAGTCCGCCCAACCAGGCCAGCTTGCATCATATGAAGAGCCCCTTAGTGAATGTTTTTTTACGTATTATTTGGAATATCTGATTAAAGAAGCACTGTGATCTCAATTAgtcatgtttttattgttgatcTTTTTGACGTTTTCATGTAGTTAAAAGAGTTATGCAGAGTAGATTGCTTTTGTTGTGTGATAGACTTGGTTTAGACGAAAGTCAGGTAATCTGTTACTACTTCAGAAAGTcgaagttttttaaaagtttttttgtaagttttatattaaaatcagTTCCGTTGGTACAAGATTAATAGCCAAACGTGTAATCAGTTATGTCAATATTATAATCTTCTCTGTCTGTCGAGCCAAAGATAGTAGCTGCCAGTAGCGGTGGGTGAATTCCCTGGGCCACTTTTATTTAAATAGGGATTTGCCAGCGCTTATTTTTACTGACTTTTATACAGACGCCAATTATAATGGCATATTGCTTTGTTGCGGCCAGAAACCATCTTTGTGTGTCAGTAAAATTTATCAACTTTTTAAGAAACACGCCACACCTCGAAACTCCTTATTGCTCCCCAAATTCGAGTCTATAAAAAAGAGTAGCAACTCTTCAAAATGCTATAGGTCTATCGGTTAGCACAGAAATTCAAAACTGAACCAACTTTTTATAATGATGGGTTATAACCGAATATAAACTGactttatttttacacatttagtTCCTGTACACATGGCCATGTTTGGAACAtgctatattttataaaaacaaattcacTAAAGGAAGAAACCTTGACCAGGtatcattcagtcatttatttttgttgtactTTATGCCTCTTGCTACTGATAAAAGATTGAAATATGAATTTTTTCTTTCGTAGCTAATGCTGTGCGCTGTCTATGCTATTGCGAAAGTTATCGATAAAGAGGTCCAATTTCGACATCTGATTGAGTGTTATAAAAGCTTAAAGCTCGGACCAGATATGGTTAGTGAAATAATGATAAATACAATATTTAGGACGAGGAGTGGTAGTAAAAGCAGCCGACGCGAACAGCGATGCTAGAAAATTTGTAAATCTGAACAGGAAAgataaacaacaatttttttgatcAATAAATGGCATTGAAGGGATTCCATATATATGATTATTTTTATAAGCATTAATATAAAGGTTAAACTCCCTTTTACAATCTTTTTTAGATTTTCAAACGTGTTTTTATCAGCGGCCGACATTATGATACAATCATCACTTTCTACAACGCGCTTTTTATGCCGATGTTGAAAGAATTTGTATTACAGTTTGGTTTGTACTTAAAGGTATCTCAAAAAGAAGTTCTTCTACGGAGTTATAATCTTGAATACAATGCGTTGAGAAAACCTCCTCGCTAAAACCTTGATGTTCTAACCATTTACTGTACACCAAACTTAAATTAAGCTTATGACTTTTGTCTGATGCTCTGCTGGTGTTAGTACACGGGTCATTGCGAAATAACTGTTGTAGTTTATTTTTGTCTAGGATGAGTGTGCTGTTAATAGCTCGGCTGCCATCTTGAGTCCGTCTTTACAAAAGTTGAggtaacatattttttacatacTTTTAAGGTGTGTTTTTCGGGGGAAAAGGTGAGTTAGTCCACATTAGCGACGACGGTGATATTTTTAATAAGTAAGTCTGCATTAGCGACGACGGTGATATTTTCTTTGAGTTAGGCTAAGTAAGTTAAAACGACGATATTTTCAGTAAGTTTCCAAGATTAGTTTCAGCAGAAACGTATTCAGAGTTAGGCCACTGTTATTTTTTGTGTAGGTgcgaatttaaaagaaatatgtACTGGTATGATGCGCAATGTATGTAACAAAGTGGCGAATACAATACGTCATCGGAGCTGAAATTGTGGAATGATCAAAACGCTGGTGTGGTGAACAAGTTGGGAATGGACTCACTTGTTTTGATCAACCGACTATGCATATTTGTTTCACGTATTTTTAAGTAATTGTCTGTTTTCACTTTATATGGACATTGAGCTCTTTTTAGATAACTTTGCTTATCTCGATGATAAACGTTTGGTGTAATGTTTATCGTGGAGTGAGATTGAATCGCGCCAAAGttgaaatcaaaattattttattgattttttaacattcttagAGTTTTTTCGTGTttatatgaaattttaaaatgatgttgttagttcaaaatataaaaaatgctttttttttttttcatgtcactacttttatttttaaggatAGTTTTAAAATGTTATGAATCAACTATTTTGCGTAAAATTTCGCGGTCCTCAAAAACCCGCAATTAAATTGTAACAACAATTGGACCGTGAAATTAAGATGACCTTGAAGTTCCGTGCAGCGAAATTTTCGTGCATTTATGTAGATCATTAACGCTTTTCACTAAATCGCAAAATTTTGTTAGATAAAAACGCGAATTTGGCATAGGATCTATAATAAGAAACAGGTTCCTCTGATGAAATTTTAGTTCAACAAGATTTCTTTTTATGAGAAATGTTTTAGCTGttaatagttttatttttaccaaATGTTTTCTAGAagtaatgaataaataaaataaaaattacgaaCGTTTCCATGGACGCAGGTAATcatttacttaatttttaaaatcctcCTAAACTGAGTCAATTTGTTGGTAATTTCTTCACCGTATAGCATAGAATGTGTGACCATGCAatgtttaaaattcttttttagtatGGAAGAAATTCCGTGTACAGTCCACGCTGTGAAATTAATACGACTGTTGGCAGATAAGACATCCGGTTGTGGTGTATTCGATGTCACCTTCCCAACTGCAGCTGGTGTGAAAGTAAGTGACTGGTTCGTTCGTCTGTTTGTTCGGTTGTGATATAAGCGAAGGTTTCTGCAAAGCAGTTACCAAATTTACAATGCACCTAAATACACGGTAGCACCCAGAGAAAAGGCAAAGAATAAcattttattaatattaatatttttaactataACTTTATGcaatttatgtaaatatttttataagtttttataTGATGTCTATCTCAGTTAAGATTTTACGAGAATAGGCATATTAAAAGTCTGCTAATTTGCAACCTCCCTATAGTGAGATTATCCACTGGAAAATATACGTTGATATCTGCTGTAATAACTGAGGGTAAACATTCAGTATCGCGTAACTTTTTTCACACATTCACTGGTTTTAGATTTGCTGTATATCCTTCACAAACAGTTACACAGCGTCCGTCACGATCAAGGGACAACCACCTGTGAATGTTAGTAACGGtaagcgttttttttttttcttcgttttgtTCGGGCAAACACTCCGtaacctttttttgttattcGCTACCTTACTGTAGCCAGtccatatttttttaagtaaaaaacagTTTTAGGATCATTTTTCGAAATAGAAAACAGCATCACCTGACGAATGCTTCGAAGCCAAAGATTCTAATTACGCAGATGTGTGGGGTGGGTAATAAACGTCAAAAATGCGCCCGGTGGTATTTTAGCGATGTCGTCATTATGAAACCATTAAACCCGACACAACAAGAATTATCACAAAACTAAGAGCCTGAGTTCTAAGTGTGCTGTAAATATTGACAATTTCAAAGTGCGTGGTCTAATTTAAAAATCCCATAAATTGTGTGTATGCTTGCATTAATATTTGTGTATCTTTCGAAGTATAATGATACAAACCTTAAAACGCCTTAAACGTGAGTATAGAAAATGACGTCAATTGCATCAGCTAAAATTAAGCCCGGTGCAATGTCGGATTATTTTTTAGACCAGTAAGTTATTTGTtaggtagttcaattaattattgtattatttattaaaaatttgctagtcttttttatattttttggtgAAGCCTGGATGTTTCTTAACTTTAATTGAATTTTTCTGTATGAAGTCTGACCCTAGTTTTGTAtccttaaaattctttttagcaAGATCCCTGTCACTCTATCAATTTACTcaattttcttaatattttacgATTTGTTCAAAGTAGCTATAATCTCAGCCCCAAGTTAAGaaactgtgttttttatttaatggaAAATCATTTCTTCGCAGGAAAATTCCAACTGTTAGTTCGCGACTTTAAATTGATGAAAACTCCACATTTTTCAAATGAAAGTCAAGACCGTGTTGTCCTTCCACCAGACAAGGTAAGCTTATTTATAATGGTTGCTTCCGTATACATGGTCTTTACCGGACCTTGAAAAAAACACTGATAACCCTAAATTCGAACAAGTGGCTTTAAAAACCTtgttcttgaatttttttataatcaatTTGCTAACACTATTAAAATAGATTTAATGGCAGTTTcgttatatattttatgtttagacttttttaaggttaaaaatgtttatttaggaCCCTATAAAATGAAACTAAAACCCGGAAATAGTGACGAAATTACTCAGTAGATGACTCTGTATTCGATCCAATAAACTCGCTAGAAACCCCGATATAACTTTAACCAACAGATGGATTCCAGCGGtagttatttgtttacttttcagcggTAAGCTCTTTGGCCCTAGCATTCGTAACAGGTTTTTTGTGGATTTCTCCTCCCGGAATCATCGTTTGAGGTTTTgaactattatcgagtgtagattgatgccttttgatttaaattcatttaaagCCTTAACAATGCCTTTGTGAGCTGAAAATAACTTTGCTTCACCTAATGGCCTATCTTTTTACCTGCCACGCAGATACCAGAGCCGAAAGAGCTTAccgctgaaaatgtaaacaaagaaattaatcTATAGTTTTTTCTTGTCGCATTAATAGATTGCAAGTGATGGGCCGTTCATAAAACTGAGATTTATCATGAAACAACCATCACCATGCTGGGAAAGATTCGGTTTAAATGATTTAAAGTTTTTCAAGGTAATGATAGTGTAACGGTTAGGGCAATGCTAAACGGGTACACGCTTTGTTATATAAGCAACATCGTCATCTTAAAAGCAACTTTAGGCTCCAA
Above is a window of Hydractinia symbiolongicarpus strain clone_291-10 chromosome 3, HSymV2.1, whole genome shotgun sequence DNA encoding:
- the LOC130636515 gene encoding nicolin-1-like — its product is MEEIPCTVHAVKLIRLLADKTSGCGVFDVTFPTAAGVKICCISFTNSYTASVTIKGQPPVNVSNGKFQLLVRDFKLMKTPHFSNESQDRVVLPPDKIASDGPFIKLRFIMKQPSPCWERFGLNDLKFFKKKNTGLEMEAKDDPHEISDEILANEMKKLYSLTHIMKNVKLENEPEHFAVDGSYDINLLSYT